In Numida meleagris isolate 19003 breed g44 Domestic line chromosome 18, NumMel1.0, whole genome shotgun sequence, one DNA window encodes the following:
- the YWHAE gene encoding 14-3-3 protein epsilon encodes MDDREDLVYQAKLAEQAERYDEMVESMKKVAGMDVELTVEERNLLSVAYKNVIGARRASWRIISSIEQKEENKGGEDKLKMIREYRQMVETELKLICCDILDVLDKHLIPAANTGESKVFYYKMKGDYHRYLAEFATGNDRKEAAENSLVAYKAASDIAMTELPPTHPIRLGLALNFSVFYYEILNSPDRACRLAKAAFDDAIAELDTLSEESYKDSTLIMQLLRDNLTLWTSDMQGDGEEQNKEALQDVEDENQ; translated from the exons AAATGGTTGAATCAATGAAGAAAGTGGCTGGAATGGATGTGGAGTTGACAGTGGAAGAAAGGAACCTGCTTTCTGTTGCATATAAAAACGTGATTGGAGCCAGAAGAGCTTCCTGGAGAATAATCAGCAGCAttgaacagaaagaagaaaacaaaggaggagaagataaattaaaaatgattcgGGAATATCGGCAAATG gtTGAGACTGAACTGAAGTTAATCTGTTGTGACATTCTGGATGTACTGGACAAACACCTCATTCCAGCAGCTAACACTGGCGAGTCCAAGGTTTTCTATTACAAAAT GAAGGGGGACTACCATAGGTATCTGGCTGAGTTTGCCACAGGGAATGACAGGAAGGAGGCTGCAGAGAACAGCTTGGTGGCTTACAAGGCTGCTAGTGATATTGCAATGACAGAACTCCCGCCAACACATCCTATCCGCCTAGGACTTGCCCTCAACTTCTCTGTATTCTACTATGAAATTCTTAATTCTCCTGATCGTGCCTGCAG GTTGGCGAAAGCAGCTTTCGATGATGCTATTGCAGAACTGGATACGCTGAGTGAAGAAAGCTATAAGGACTCTACACTTATCATGCAGTTGTTACGTGATAACCTGACACTATGGACTTCAGACATGCAGGGTGATG GTGAAGAACAGAATAAAGAAGCGCTGCAGGATGTGGAAGATGAAAACCAGTGA